One genomic window of Deinococcus betulae includes the following:
- a CDS encoding glucose-6-phosphate dehydrogenase assembly protein OpcA → MTAGPSTLGPVDTTVRKAQTTLDELWTATRVETRAYTGNIIALTVKKHLRRVQEALAGLEGRYAGRQIIGVMDGGGDLMVQASLVPQQGGLYVERLTLEANQAQLQGAILPLIRPATVNHVWWGADRRPGGPLLAELTEMADQVIVDSLTLDMAPSRHYALADLGWSRSAGWREALAQVFDTPDAARQLPRVTGMTVQHAGKKDLPARLFAGFVADTLGWRDLRGVTFQSARCGRENGDLCGIELRGEGLNIALSAADGDLVRIEAQWDDVRRDTEVTVPSMSLAQGLARVMARPERGEVFEHAWALAKETL, encoded by the coding sequence ATGACCGCTGGCCCCAGCACCCTGGGCCCCGTGGACACCACAGTGCGCAAGGCCCAGACCACTCTGGACGAGCTATGGACGGCCACCCGCGTCGAAACGCGCGCTTACACGGGCAACATCATCGCCCTGACAGTCAAAAAGCATCTGCGCCGGGTGCAAGAAGCGCTGGCGGGCCTGGAAGGGCGCTACGCGGGCCGCCAGATCATCGGCGTGATGGACGGCGGCGGCGACCTGATGGTGCAGGCCAGTCTGGTGCCGCAGCAGGGCGGGCTGTACGTGGAGCGCCTGACCCTGGAAGCCAACCAGGCCCAGTTGCAGGGTGCCATTCTGCCCCTGATTCGGCCAGCCACCGTCAATCATGTATGGTGGGGCGCCGACCGCCGCCCCGGCGGGCCGCTGCTGGCCGAACTGACCGAGATGGCCGATCAGGTGATTGTGGACAGCCTGACGCTGGACATGGCGCCGTCGCGGCACTACGCCCTGGCCGACCTGGGCTGGAGCCGCTCGGCCGGCTGGCGCGAGGCGCTGGCCCAGGTGTTCGACACCCCTGACGCCGCGCGGCAGCTGCCGCGTGTGACGGGCATGACCGTGCAACACGCCGGAAAAAAAGACCTGCCGGCCCGGCTGTTTGCCGGTTTTGTGGCCGACACGCTGGGCTGGCGCGACCTGCGCGGCGTGACGTTCCAGTCGGCCCGCTGTGGACGTGAAAACGGCGACCTGTGCGGCATAGAGCTGCGCGGCGAAGGTCTGAACATTGCCCTCAGCGCTGCAGACGGCGACCTGGTTCGTATTGAGGCGCAGTGGGACGACGTGCGCCGGGACACCGAGGTCACAGTGCCGTCCATGAGTCTGGCCCAGGGCCTGGCCCGCGTGATGGCCCGCCCTGAACGCGGCGAGGTCTTTGAGCACGCTTGGGCGCTGGCCAAAGAGACGTTGTAA